TTCACGGCGCTATGGTATCATAGCGCAGGGCAACAGCCTCTTTCGATCGTGTTGTGCCATGACCCGGCCGGCCACCATGCCAATATGGTGTTTTTCGATACGGACCCTCAGGCTGCACCACAGCAGATTATCGAGCGCTACGCTGCACGCTTTAGCATTGAGATGACCAATCGAGAGACCAAGAACCTCCTGGGTGCGGCTGAACCTCAGTGTCGGAAAGAGACCTCGGTAACCCGTGCCCCTATGTTTGCTTACTGGGCCTACTGCTTTGTAGTGCTTTGGTTCGTTGGGCAATTCGTCACTGCAAAGAACCTCGTTGCCGACCCGGCTCCCTGGTACTGCCGGAAAAAGTCGTTCACCTTTTCAGACATGCTGGCAGCAGCTCGAAGGAGTCATTTCTCGCTGAGAATTTATTCGAAAGCCAGCCGAATCAATAAGTTCGAAAAACTCAACGGCCCGCGCTCCACGCGCGGACTCGACCATGCAAGAATCGCGAAACTATAGCTCCATGAGCAGTTTCACAATCTCCTGTTTGCCGGCCCTGGAGGCAACGAGAAGAGCGGAATATCCCAAAGAATTCACTGCCCTGCAATCAACCCCTTTATTTATCAACAGCTTCACTATATGAGTCTGGCCGAAAGCGCATGCACCCAGGAGTGCCGTGTAACCGTCCTGAGTTTCAGTCGCCGGCATTGCCCCGTGAGAAAGCAGAATTTCTACAAGTTCGGAGTGGCCCTTGATGCACGCCAACATGAGAGGAGTGCGACCCTTTTTATCTTGTGCATTCGGGTCGGCTCCGGATGAAAGCAGCAATTCTGCAATTTTCGGAAATCCGTGGCAGCAGGAAACAATGAGAGGCGTGCGCTGATTCTTGTCCGGAGCGTCTGCTGTGGCACCGTTTGACAGCAAGCATTCCGCAACTTCAATATGATTTTCACGGACTGCCACCATAAGAGGAGTGCGCCCCCATTTATCGCGCGAGTCAATTTTGGTCTCTCTCACAAGAAGATGGACCATATCCGTGTGGGCTTCAAAGACCGCCCAATGCAATGCTGTCCAGCCGTTCTTGTCCGAAATCCGGGGATCTGCGCCAGCATCAAGGAGAAGCTGTGCAAATTCTCCGTAGCCCTCGAGTGCGCAGAATATTAGTGCCGTGCGTCCGAATTGATCTAGATCGTCTGGCTGGGCACCATGATTGACCAATATGCGCCCTACTCCAACGTGTCCCGCCCGTGCCGCTTCCATGAGAGGCGTCTTACCCACATGATCCGGTTCGTGTATATCCGCGCCTCGGGCGAGGAGCAGTTCTACGGCTCCGTTGTGGCCGCGAAAAGCTGCCTGCATCAATGCGGTTCGCCCCTGCCTGTCCGTCAAATCGATTCCGGCACCATATTCGAGAAGGAGAGAAATCACCTCCGTTTGTCCACTGAAAGATGCAACTGTCAGTGGTGTGACCCCGAATACGTCGTCTATCTCATTCACGTCCATGCCATGAGTCAACAAAAGTCGGATTGTTTCACAGTCGCCGTTCTGAGCGGCTTTCATCAATGCGTAATCCATGGTACGCCCTAACCGGAACTAGTCGCCGAATCTTGTTCTCAGCAGATACAATTGTAACCGTTTTATTTCGTGAAGGAAAGAGATGCTGTGTCTTGACTTGCCGATTCGAGTCTTGCACCGCAGAAAAACCGGTCCAACCGAGGACCGGAATGCTCGAGGTGAGTTCGGGGAATTTCTCTAAACTGATTACCAAAAATTCTGATGGTTATCTCATGCTCTAACTCAAAATATCAGTGGGGACCGGCGTCCCTGTCGGCCCATTCTATTGATATCATTTATTATATTGAAGATATGCCGGCACGGAGGCCAGCCCCCACCAATACTCTTATCCTCAGTCGGACATTAATTTTGGCAATTATTCTAAAAGGCAGAAATGTACTCCGTCTTTGGCGAGGTTCCCCGATTTTCGAAATGATGTGAATGAGATTCCGATTATACGATTTTGTATTCAAGATGCTAATGCACTGACCTGACTGCGCAGGTCAGTGCTGTCGCCCCAAATGAGACCTATCTCGATCGCAAGTCCGTATTACTATGAAGACGGTTCAGAAATTGACCTTCTCTTTGCCTTTCAAGTGAAGGATTTCTCTGGCCTCATTGGGAGTTGCTATATCACGGTTCAGCATATCGGCCAGTTTAGCGATTTTTTCCACTAATTCAGCGTTGCTCTTAGCCAATACGTTGCGCTTCAAGAAAATATTGTCCTCGAGACCGACCCTCACGTGACCTCCCATCAATATGGCCATGGTGGACAGGTTAATCTCTGCAGCTCCTACGCCGATTACGGACCACGTAAAGTTCTTCTTTCCGAAAAGTACCTCAGCTTTGGTGGTAAGAAATGTCAAGTCTTCAGGCGTGCCTCTGATTGCCCCAAGTACTCCCATAACAAACTGAAGGTGCAGAGGCGGAGACATCAATCCCTCGCTGACAAGATGATCCAGGTTATAGAGGTGGCCGACGTCATAGATTTCCAGTTCGGCTTTTGTGTCATTCTCTCGGGTGACTTTGGCCAGGTACTCAAAATCCTTGAAAGTGTTCTTGAATATGAAATCCTTGCTCATTTCGAGATACTGCTGTTCCCAGGGATACTTGAACTCTTTTATGTGTTTTGCAGAAGTATGCAGAGCAAAATTGATGGAGCCCATATTGAACGAGCACATCTCCGGCTTAAACAGGGGAATTGTCGCGGCTCTTTGTTCTACCGTCATGAGGACCGAACCGCCGGTCGTAATACAGATTACGGCATCACAATTGTGCTTTATTCTCGTGATTATTTCGCGAAAATGCTCCGGATCGGCAGACGGAAAACCGTCTTCGGGCCTTCTTGCATGAATATGGACGATTGAAGCTCCCGCCTGAGAAGCCTCAATTGCTGAATCGGCAATTTGCCTTGGGGTTAAAGGGAGGTAAGGCGATAGTGATGGAATGGTAGCTGCACCTGTTATCGCCGCGGTGATGATTAACTTCTGCATGAGATGCTCCTTTCGGCAGGCCGAACTTAGAAGTCCGAGAGGACCCCGATGGCGGTTTGTTAACCAAACTTTTTCGTCACAATTGACGGTTCATGGCCGGGGATCAGAAATTTCGTATCCCGCAAGAAGGATTTAATGCGATATATCGATTTGAACCATGCATAATGATCGTACACGAGGCTCGAAGCCACAGCCGGTCCCCAATGCCTCGGAGCCGGGGTAATGGGCAGCGGCCGACCGTCCATGAGAATCATCTCGGTCATCTCGGGAAACGCTATGGGTAAGACGTGAATAGTGTCTCCCGCCAGGATATAATCGCCGTCCAGCGTGGTAACGATGAGGCATTGGCTTCCCGCTGTATGCCCAGGAGTGAGAATCAAACGCAGACCCGGCATGAAATCGAGATCGCCAACGAGCTTCATACATTTCAGGCTCTCCAGCACGGGAATGAGGCTCTGATCGAAATCACCCCGGATACGCATGGAGGGGAGCGGATCCAGCAATTCTTTCCACTCGGCCTCCTGAAACACGTGAATCGCGTCCGGGAAAAGATCGCAGTTTCCGGCATGGTCATTGTGGAGGTGACTGTAAATAACGTATTGAATGTCTTTTGGAGACAAACCGATCCCGCCCAGGGAATCGATCACCCATTGTCCGCCACCTTCCGCCGGACTCCCGGCCCATGCCCTGCCGTTCACGATGTACTTTGAATTGATACCTGTATCTAGAAGCACATTGCAGGAACCGTCTGTAAGGTGAAAACCGAGATACGGCACAACCAGCGGCAAACCTGCATCCAGGCCAACGGTGAGCTGGTCTTTTTTTACCTCGATGGTTCCGAAAACCAGCGGTCGAATAACCCAGGTGGACACTTCATTCTCCTTTTCAGGGTCGGTATTTCTTTCAGAGATTTTCTACTTGACGGTCAATTGAACAATGTTCTTCAGTATTCCAAATATTCTTTCATGACCGATTCAGCTCAATTCAAGGAGCAGAGCCGGGTTGAGCAACATCTTCCGAGGTTTCTTCGGGAAGTGTTTTCCGAGGTTTGAAAAATTCGATAATGCCGTTCGGCATAAATACAATAACGACAATAAATAGACAGCCGTAGATAATTCGTGCAAATTCGGCTTTTACAAATGTGGAAAGCCCTTCATTTATGAATGTCAGCGCTGTTGCTCCTACCAGTGGCCCCAGCCACGATGTACCACCGCCGAACAATGCCATGAGAACGATGAGAATAGATATATTTACGTCAAATACAATATCCGGATGAATGTAGGTCAAATAGTAAGCAAAAATTCCACCTGCAACTCCCGGAAAAAAGGCGGAGACAGCGAAAGCCTGAATTTTAAGACGCGGAGCGTTTACCGCCATAGTCTGAGCCACATCTTCGTCTTCCTTGATCGCTCTCAAACCTGCACCGAATTTGGACGACGCAATCCTCATGCTCGCAAGCAGCGTGATGACCGTCAAACCGAGCATTAACTCAAACAGAATCGCCCGGCTCACATGAATAGGCAGTTCCATAGATTTGATCCACAGGCCGTCGGCTCCCCCCAAAAATGAGAAATTCTTGACGGCCAAATGGACGACAAAGGCGAAACAAAGCGTGATAACCGCAAAATACGGCCCCCGCAGTGCCAAACAGGGATAACCTATGATGACAGCTATCAGGGCAGCGATTGCCCCTGAAGGAATTGTGCCGAGCACTGTGCCGATGGGAGAAAGATTCAGGAGATTCGCCATCATCACGGTTGCATACGCACCAATCCCGAAGAAGGCCACATGGCCGAATGAAAGGTAGCCGGCGTAACCGCCGATGATATTCCATGATGTTGCCAGAACGATGTACATGAAGACGGTAAATAAGAAGGAGACAAAATAAACGGGCGGCCCGAGCCATGGGAAAAGAGCCAGGCAGAACAGAACGAAAACTGCTGCAAATACCCAATATCGTTTACTGGGAGAATTGTCCGGCACTGTTCACACCTCACTCGTGAAAAGACCCTGCGGCCTCAATACGAGCACTATCATCAAAAGACCGAATGTAAGGATGTTCACCCATTGATATGGAAGAAACGCCAGGGAAAGTCCTGTGATTATTCCGATCAACAGCCCTGCGGCCGCCGTGCCAAGCACGTTTCCTACTCCCCCGACGATTACCACGAGAAAAAGGTGCACAAGCCACAGGTTGTGTGCATGGGGCTCAAAGGAATACAGGAATGCCATGGCAACTCCGCCGGCACCGGCAGATGCAACGGCAAGTCCGAATGTGATCGTGCTGATCCAATTGAGATTGACTCCGCACAGTTGCGCAGCTTCCGACTGCTGCCACGCGGCTCGAACCGCTTTGCCGGTATAGGTTTTCTTCAAGAAGAAATGAATCGACAAAACGCCGGCCATGGCCATCAAGAATCCTGCCACCCTGGGATACTGAAAATAGAACGGGCCAACTACGAGGACCTTACTCGTGTACCACGTAGTAAGGAGTCGCGGGTCCGGTCCCCAGATCACGAGCATCAGATTTTCCAGGATAATTGCCATGCCAAAAGTGAGTATCATAGAAGACACGATGACTTCCTTGGCCCTGGTGATCGGGTTTATCAGGATCCGATAAAGGAATGCAGCAGCGAAAAAGAGAAAAGGAGTCGTGAATACGAGAGATACAATAGGATCGATTCTCCACGTATTGAGCAGCGTGTACGCAATGAAAGCAGCTATGAGCCCGAACGCTGCATGCGCTATATTGATGACCTTCATCACTCCCCAGGTGAGAGAAAACCCCACCCCAAGGAGAGCATATACTGCTCCCATCATGATCCCACTGAGAAGAGATTGCAGCACCAGTACAGTTTTCATTGCGATCCGAAATCTTCTGTGGCCGTTTGCGTTTAATAGCGAGTGTTATAAACAGTGTCCAATTGCGAAAAGCACTTCTCGGCAATTGGTAGGTGCCGTGCCTCCGTGCCGGCACATTTTTCAAATACCCAAATCAACCGGTTCGGGCCGACTGGGACGTCGACCCCTACCGTCCATTGAAAGCACGATGTGTTCAAGAGGTCCGAAATTATGTCATCTGCTATTCCGGCGATGCGAGTTCTTCGGGCTCAGGTTTCAGCATTTCTCGTATTCGGATGCTCCGGAACAGCCTGACACTAATTTGCATTCAAAATCCCCCATTCCCCCCTTTAATAAAGGGGGGTTAGAGGGGATTTTCTTCCCACTTTGAAAGCAAATTGATATGATGTGCCTGCAATCACTCAAATATCAGACTTCCCGGAGTGTTCCCATCCTTAGTTCCAGGGCGGTTTGGGATATACAGGAGCTTTCGTTCTGAACTTCTCAGGCCAGATTAACTCGACCTGTCCATCGATAATCTGAGTGCAGAAGTTGATCGGCTGGGGCAACCCCTTTTCATCAAAGGTCATGGGGCCGCAGATCGTCTTTACTTCGTTTGCTCGCAACCAATCTCGGATTTTCGTCTGATCCAGGCTCTTCGCTCCCTCGACGGCCTGTCCCAGAGTCTGCATCCAGGCATATCCGAATCCGAAGTACTCGGGATATCCATCGAGTTTGAATTTTTCCTTCACGTACGCATTCAACTTGTCGTTACCCGGATAGCTGAGCTTGTTGTGCAACGAAGTGCCCGAAAAGACATAGTACCCGTCTTTTCCCAACTCTTTCAGCCATGCGGGAACAATGGAGCCTATGCCTTGAACGATTGCTTTCGGATTATAGTCCAGTGCCTTGGCCGCACGAATCATCATGACCCCGTCGGAAAACAGTCCGTTTGCAAAGAAAATGTCGCAGTTCATCTGTTTGGCTTTGAAAATCATTGGAGTCGCGTCCGGCAGAGGCAAATCGTACCTTTCGTCGATGGCTATCTCGATATTCAGTTTCTTGGTCCAACGGTTAATGGAGTCCATGAGAGATCCCCCTATGGGATTGTTCATGGTGTAAACCGCGGCTTTTTTCGGTCTCTTATCCGGTGGCACGGTCTCGAGCCATTGAAAGAAGCCCTCATACCACCATTCACCCATGAGCGGAGGAGCGCCGAAAGAAAACTTGTAGCCCTGTTCGAAGCTTTTCATGTGACCGCCCATGGACACGTACACGTACTGGTGCTTTTCAGCTACCGGCATAACTGCGCGAGCAGCGGTGCCGGGGTATCCACCGAAGAGCAGGTCCACTTTGTCGACAGTGATCGCCTTTTCTGCAAAGGTAACTGCTTTCTGAGCATTCGATTCATCGTCGTAAATCTTGAATTCCACAGGCCGACCCAAAAGCCCGCCTTTTGCATTTGTCTCGTCTGCCCAAAATTTCATGCCGCGTTCGATCCAGACTCCAGTTTCGGCAGCTTGTCCCGTAAGCGGGAGCGATCCTCCGATCACGATCGGTTTCTCGGCTGCAAAAACGAAGCACGGTAGCGCAACCAGGCATGCGACCAATGTCCATAGAGAATAGATTCTCGAGAGGTTCAATGTCATTTGAAAACAGTCCTCCTTTCGGTGGGTTGATTCAACTGAAATCGTCCTAGATCCCCAGATATGACGACTTTACTCTTGGATCTTCCACAAGCGCAGCAGCAGGGCCCGCCAGGGTGATTTTGCCGCTTTCCAACAGATATGCGTATTTCGAGATGGACAGTGTATACAGCACTTCCTGAGACACCAGCAGGACCGTCAGACCGTCCCTGTTCAAGTCCGAGACGATACGAAATATTTCCGAAGCGACTATCGGAGCCAGCCCCAGAGAGGGCTCGTCCAGCATGAGCAAACGAGGACAACTCATGAGGCTGCGGCCCAATGCAAGCATCTGCTGTTCGCCTCCGGACAGCAAGCCTGAAGCCTGATTCCTACGTTCCGCAAGACGAGGAAAAAGATCGAAAACTCTACGGATGGTCTGTACGGATTTCGCTCTGGCCTCAGGAAGATACGCTCCCATTTCGAGATTCTCCTGGACCGTCATTTTGGGAAACAGTTTGCGACCCTCGGGAACCTGCACGATTCCAAGACGGCAAATGGCATCGGGCATGAGATTGGTGATGTCGCGCCCTTCCCAGGTTATGGTTCCGCTGCTACGAGGAACAAGTCCGGAAACTGCATTCAAGAGCGTCGTTTTCCCTGAACCGTTGGAGCCGATAAGTGCTGTGAGATCACTCTTTTCCACCTTCAGCGATACGCCTCTCAAAGCTCTCAAGTGCTGGTAGTTGACTTCGAGAGCGTTAATTCCCAGCATAATCGGCTCCCAGGTAAGCTCGGATCACCTCCGGATGGTTCGCCACTTCCTCCGGTTTCCCGTCGGCAATCTTTACCCCGTGATGAAGCGCCATTATGCGCGAACAGGATTCCATGATGGCCTTCATCACATGTTCGATCATGAAAATCGTGACCCTGTATTCATCCCTGATCCGGAAAGTCAGTTCGATTGCCCCCAGAATTTCCTTACGATTCAGGCCTGCAAAGACTTCGTCCAGGAGTATGATTTCTGGTCTGGAGCCAAGTGCCCGTGCCACCTCGAGCCGTTTTCTGTCCTCCAGGACCAACTGTCCCGGAAGGCTGTAAGCTTTTGCTGCCAACCCCGTAAATCGGAGAATTTCGTACGCTTTATCTTTGGCTTCCGTGGACTCGGAAATTCCCATGCGGCCGTAGAGCACCGCAATAGCAACATTCTCTACGAGAGTGAGATCCATGAGCGGCCGGACGATCTGAAAAGTCCGCCCTATCCCCATGGCTGCGATGCGGTGAGGTGGTTTCCCGCTGATACGCTCACCCAGGAGACTCACCTCACCTCCATCAGGTTTGTAGAAACCGGAAATCACATTGAAGAGAGTAGTCTTGCCTGACCCGTTAGGTCCAATAAGGCCGACAATTTCTCCCCTGTTCACCTCGAAATCAACGTCGGAGAGAGCGACAAGTCCGCCAAACCTTTTGGTTATCCCTGATCCTTTAAGCATGGAACAGCCTTTCGCCGCGGCGGACAAAAATGTCCCGTTGCGCACGGGACTGTGTGCTCCCACCGATCACAGTGTGTGACTCGAAGCATTGAATTGAGAAAAAGACTTTCAGTCCTCTTCTACTATGGCAACCGGCCGCACCCAGCCTGCGCTGGCACCCTTGATCTTCACAGGGAAACAGCACACAGTAAAGCCGTGTGACCTGCCGATTGCCGAGAGGTTGGCCATCTTTTCCATATGGCAGTAGCCGATTTCTATACCTGCAAAATGCGCTTCCCAAATTACTTTGGGATCGCCGGTCTCCTGAAAATCTTTCGCGAGGAATGGCAGGGGTCGGTCCCAACTCCAAGCGTCGATACCGACAACTCGGATCCCCTTTTCCGTCAGAAAGAGAGTGCTTTCTCTGTCCATACCCGGCCCTTTTACCAGGTATTCCGGAGTTCCCCACGCTGAATCCGCTCCTGTCTGAATCAGCACAATATCCAACGGCTTGAGCTCATATCCGATTTCATCAAGCGATTTCTCCACGTCAGCCGCGGTAATACGATCTCCGTCGGATTTGTGCCGAAAATCCAGAACAACACCATCGGCAAAACACCATTCCAGAGGAATTTCATCTACGCACAGAGCCTTTTTGCCTCCGTCCATAGTAGGGTGATAATGGTACGGCGCATCCAAATGTGTACCACTGTGTGTGGTAAGCGTAAGGAACTCTACCGCCCAGCCGAGCCCCCCGGGTAACTGATCCGTCGTTACACCGGGGAAAAACATCTTCATCTGCTCGGCCCCGCCTGCATGGTCCAAGTAATCGATTTTCGGGATCATCATAGGCGGGTCGCTCGGAAGTCCTGCTTCTATAGCAATACTCAGATCGACCAAGCGCTTGCGACCCATAGTTGTTACCTGCCTACTTTAACAAGCTTCGGTTTCTTCAATGGTTCGGAAATAGTCTTTCTTACAAGTTTCTTCCTGGCTACCGGAATAGGTTTCTCCTCTTCCTTCTCTTGCGCTTCCGCGCGTATTCCTTCCAGGAAGATTTTTGCGCAATCGTGACTAAGTTCCTCTACGGTCACGAACTCCATCTGCTTCATTACATTTTTGTAAATCGCGAGATTGGATATCATGGCTTGATAGCAGAAGATTACCGTTCTGGGATCGAGATCCTTGAAGGCGCCCTCTGTAATGCGCTGGCCTACATATTCCGACAAGCGACTGATCATGAGGGTGTCTTTTTTGTGGAAATGAACTCTATGGAACCGGTCTTCCTTCAGCCGTGCATACATGAGTATCTTAAAGATCTCTCGATCTTCTCTGTTTACCGTGTGTCCCAGAATGTGACGGGCAAACGCCTCGAAAACTGCAAAATCGTCCTTACGCTGGATCGGTTCTGCAAGATCTTTGTCCATGGGGTGGCCTTTATAGGCCGCCTCGGCTATGGTTTCGTAAATGTTCTGTTTTGACCCGAATAGCTGAATTATTCTCGGCCTGCTGACTCCCACTTTCTCTGCTATATCGTCGAGGGTGGCTTCCGCATATCCCTTTTTGGCAAAGAGTGTGCGTGCAGCCGAGAGAATCTGCGCCTTCCGGTCATCAGAAGACAGCTTCTGTTGCATTTTTGGTTTTTTCATGATGTGAATCCGAATTTACACCCGCCAGGTGGCCAATACATCCCCCTTTGCGGGAGAATAAAATATATAGAGCGACTGCTGGATATGAGATCGCTTTGTGACATCTATAAATTACGTTATCTCGGTTGTCAAGCTTTTTGTCTTACTGACGGGTAAGTCATCCGTTTTCTTACTCTAATAAGAACTCCGACCACGTTTCCCCCTCTCGTATGTACGCTAAATAAGGCTGATTATGAGCCACGATTATCCGTGCGCACTCAACTCTTGTGTCGCAACTTGTTACGAAATATGCAGCGTCAGTAAGCATATAATCGCCATCCACCCGTTTTTCTCCGCGCCCGACGATTGACTATTTTACTGTTCGTGATATGTGTAATGGTTTGTTGAACTGCATGTCAGTACGGCCGAATCGGCCGGATTTTTACTCAGGAAGGACGGCGACCGGATTCGTCACCGTCGGAGGCGTCCAATGGATTACAAAAACACCTTGAATCTGCCCCAAACAGCCTTCCCTATGAAAGCAAACCTGCCCAAGCGAGAGCCGGATCTTCTCAAGAAATGGGAAGAAGAAGAGATCTATTCGAAAATACTTGAAACAAGCAAGGGCAGGAAAAAATACATTTTGCACGACGGCCCCCCGTATGCCAACGGCCATATTCACCTGGGAACCGCGCTGAACA
The sequence above is a segment of the Desulfomonile tiedjei DSM 6799 genome. Coding sequences within it:
- a CDS encoding branched-chain amino acid ABC transporter permease, translated to MPDNSPSKRYWVFAAVFVLFCLALFPWLGPPVYFVSFLFTVFMYIVLATSWNIIGGYAGYLSFGHVAFFGIGAYATVMMANLLNLSPIGTVLGTIPSGAIAALIAVIIGYPCLALRGPYFAVITLCFAFVVHLAVKNFSFLGGADGLWIKSMELPIHVSRAILFELMLGLTVITLLASMRIASSKFGAGLRAIKEDEDVAQTMAVNAPRLKIQAFAVSAFFPGVAGGIFAYYLTYIHPDIVFDVNISILIVLMALFGGGTSWLGPLVGATALTFINEGLSTFVKAEFARIIYGCLFIVVIVFMPNGIIEFFKPRKTLPEETSEDVAQPGSAP
- a CDS encoding ankyrin repeat domain-containing protein produces the protein MDYALMKAAQNGDCETIRLLLTHGMDVNEIDDVFGVTPLTVASFSGQTEVISLLLEYGAGIDLTDRQGRTALMQAAFRGHNGAVELLLARGADIHEPDHVGKTPLMEAARAGHVGVGRILVNHGAQPDDLDQFGRTALIFCALEGYGEFAQLLLDAGADPRISDKNGWTALHWAVFEAHTDMVHLLVRETKIDSRDKWGRTPLMVAVRENHIEVAECLLSNGATADAPDKNQRTPLIVSCCHGFPKIAELLLSSGADPNAQDKKGRTPLMLACIKGHSELVEILLSHGAMPATETQDGYTALLGACAFGQTHIVKLLINKGVDCRAVNSLGYSALLVASRAGKQEIVKLLMEL
- a CDS encoding ABC transporter ATP-binding protein; translated protein: MLKGSGITKRFGGLVALSDVDFEVNRGEIVGLIGPNGSGKTTLFNVISGFYKPDGGEVSLLGERISGKPPHRIAAMGIGRTFQIVRPLMDLTLVENVAIAVLYGRMGISESTEAKDKAYEILRFTGLAAKAYSLPGQLVLEDRKRLEVARALGSRPEIILLDEVFAGLNRKEILGAIELTFRIRDEYRVTIFMIEHVMKAIMESCSRIMALHHGVKIADGKPEEVANHPEVIRAYLGADYAGN
- a CDS encoding amino acid ABC transporter substrate-binding protein, which produces MTLNLSRIYSLWTLVACLVALPCFVFAAEKPIVIGGSLPLTGQAAETGVWIERGMKFWADETNAKGGLLGRPVEFKIYDDESNAQKAVTFAEKAITVDKVDLLFGGYPGTAARAVMPVAEKHQYVYVSMGGHMKSFEQGYKFSFGAPPLMGEWWYEGFFQWLETVPPDKRPKKAAVYTMNNPIGGSLMDSINRWTKKLNIEIAIDERYDLPLPDATPMIFKAKQMNCDIFFANGLFSDGVMMIRAAKALDYNPKAIVQGIGSIVPAWLKELGKDGYYVFSGTSLHNKLSYPGNDKLNAYVKEKFKLDGYPEYFGFGYAWMQTLGQAVEGAKSLDQTKIRDWLRANEVKTICGPMTFDEKGLPQPINFCTQIIDGQVELIWPEKFRTKAPVYPKPPWN
- a CDS encoding TetR/AcrR family transcriptional regulator; the encoded protein is MKKPKMQQKLSSDDRKAQILSAARTLFAKKGYAEATLDDIAEKVGVSRPRIIQLFGSKQNIYETIAEAAYKGHPMDKDLAEPIQRKDDFAVFEAFARHILGHTVNREDREIFKILMYARLKEDRFHRVHFHKKDTLMISRLSEYVGQRITEGAFKDLDPRTVIFCYQAMISNLAIYKNVMKQMEFVTVEELSHDCAKIFLEGIRAEAQEKEEEKPIPVARKKLVRKTISEPLKKPKLVKVGR
- a CDS encoding 3-keto-5-aminohexanoate cleavage protein codes for the protein MQKLIITAAITGAATIPSLSPYLPLTPRQIADSAIEASQAGASIVHIHARRPEDGFPSADPEHFREIITRIKHNCDAVICITTGGSVLMTVEQRAATIPLFKPEMCSFNMGSINFALHTSAKHIKEFKYPWEQQYLEMSKDFIFKNTFKDFEYLAKVTRENDTKAELEIYDVGHLYNLDHLVSEGLMSPPLHLQFVMGVLGAIRGTPEDLTFLTTKAEVLFGKKNFTWSVIGVGAAEINLSTMAILMGGHVRVGLEDNIFLKRNVLAKSNAELVEKIAKLADMLNRDIATPNEAREILHLKGKEKVNF
- a CDS encoding branched-chain amino acid ABC transporter permease, translated to MKTVLVLQSLLSGIMMGAVYALLGVGFSLTWGVMKVINIAHAAFGLIAAFIAYTLLNTWRIDPIVSLVFTTPFLFFAAAFLYRILINPITRAKEVIVSSMILTFGMAIILENLMLVIWGPDPRLLTTWYTSKVLVVGPFYFQYPRVAGFLMAMAGVLSIHFFLKKTYTGKAVRAAWQQSEAAQLCGVNLNWISTITFGLAVASAGAGGVAMAFLYSFEPHAHNLWLVHLFLVVIVGGVGNVLGTAAAGLLIGIITGLSLAFLPYQWVNILTFGLLMIVLVLRPQGLFTSEV
- a CDS encoding ABC transporter ATP-binding protein gives rise to the protein MLGINALEVNYQHLRALRGVSLKVEKSDLTALIGSNGSGKTTLLNAVSGLVPRSSGTITWEGRDITNLMPDAICRLGIVQVPEGRKLFPKMTVQENLEMGAYLPEARAKSVQTIRRVFDLFPRLAERRNQASGLLSGGEQQMLALGRSLMSCPRLLMLDEPSLGLAPIVASEIFRIVSDLNRDGLTVLLVSQEVLYTLSISKYAYLLESGKITLAGPAAALVEDPRVKSSYLGI
- a CDS encoding N-acyl homoserine lactonase family protein; translated protein: MSTWVIRPLVFGTIEVKKDQLTVGLDAGLPLVVPYLGFHLTDGSCNVLLDTGINSKYIVNGRAWAGSPAEGGGQWVIDSLGGIGLSPKDIQYVIYSHLHNDHAGNCDLFPDAIHVFQEAEWKELLDPLPSMRIRGDFDQSLIPVLESLKCMKLVGDLDFMPGLRLILTPGHTAGSQCLIVTTLDGDYILAGDTIHVLPIAFPEMTEMILMDGRPLPITPAPRHWGPAVASSLVYDHYAWFKSIYRIKSFLRDTKFLIPGHEPSIVTKKFG
- a CDS encoding cyclase family protein is translated as MGRKRLVDLSIAIEAGLPSDPPMMIPKIDYLDHAGGAEQMKMFFPGVTTDQLPGGLGWAVEFLTLTTHSGTHLDAPYHYHPTMDGGKKALCVDEIPLEWCFADGVVLDFRHKSDGDRITAADVEKSLDEIGYELKPLDIVLIQTGADSAWGTPEYLVKGPGMDRESTLFLTEKGIRVVGIDAWSWDRPLPFLAKDFQETGDPKVIWEAHFAGIEIGYCHMEKMANLSAIGRSHGFTVCCFPVKIKGASAGWVRPVAIVEED